A genomic stretch from Enterobacter dykesii includes:
- a CDS encoding nickel/cobalt transporter: MSVISSPVRKPRRWLHLWPLALFLLLAVCGSLWLWQAWPQVMMKSIVWQREVNQQMSGLLKAVAENPTKAGGSLLAFSFIYGVLHALGPGHGKIVITTWLATHPSKLKSSIGLTLASSLLQGGVAIVLVVVVLSLLQLPARQLHMSSFWLEKGSYALVGVLGLILCWRALKKLRVLLQKPKFKTFTPHHVHDESCGCGHQHLPTQEQLQSGDDWRARLMIVLSMGMRPCSGAIMVLLFSKVIGVFGWGMLSALAMAAGTSLTISSLALLVHSFRQLAVKLSGNKTPVLWRQVGWTTLALAGGVILLVAAVTMWMSAVPVGRGLRPF, from the coding sequence ATGTCAGTGATCTCTTCTCCGGTTCGGAAACCGCGCCGCTGGCTGCACCTCTGGCCGCTGGCGCTCTTTCTTCTGCTAGCCGTTTGCGGTTCGCTCTGGCTATGGCAGGCCTGGCCGCAGGTCATGATGAAAAGCATCGTCTGGCAGCGTGAGGTCAACCAGCAGATGAGCGGTCTGCTGAAGGCGGTGGCGGAGAACCCGACCAAAGCGGGTGGTTCTCTGCTGGCATTCAGCTTTATCTATGGCGTTCTGCACGCGCTGGGGCCGGGGCACGGCAAAATCGTGATAACGACCTGGCTCGCCACCCATCCGTCGAAGCTGAAATCGAGCATCGGCCTGACGCTGGCCTCCTCGCTGCTACAGGGCGGTGTGGCGATTGTGCTCGTCGTGGTGGTCCTTTCGCTGTTGCAGCTTCCCGCGCGCCAGCTGCACATGAGCAGTTTCTGGCTGGAGAAGGGGAGCTACGCGCTGGTGGGCGTGCTGGGGCTGATCCTCTGCTGGCGGGCGCTGAAAAAGCTGCGCGTGCTGCTGCAAAAACCCAAATTCAAAACCTTTACGCCGCACCACGTTCATGATGAAAGCTGCGGCTGCGGGCATCAGCATTTGCCCACGCAGGAACAATTGCAGAGCGGTGACGACTGGCGCGCGCGGCTGATGATTGTTCTCTCGATGGGCATGCGCCCGTGTTCGGGGGCAATCATGGTGCTGCTGTTCAGCAAGGTGATAGGCGTGTTTGGCTGGGGAATGCTCTCCGCGCTGGCGATGGCGGCAGGGACGTCTCTCACCATTTCGTCTTTAGCGCTGCTGGTTCACAGCTTCCGTCAGCTAGCGGTCAAACTGAGCGGCAATAAAACGCCGGTGCTGTGGCGACAGGTAGGGTGGACAACGCTTGCGCTGGCGGGCGGGGTGATTCTGCTGGTGGCGGCGGTGACGATGTGGATGAGCGCGGTACCGGTGGGAAGAGGATTGCGGCCGTTTTAG
- a CDS encoding DUF1007 family protein has translation MQTVKQSAMALFFAVISFTTSAHPHSFIDLQTELVTDGTQLSGLKMRWTMDEITSADLLYDAGNAKPGDEIWKKLAAEVMANVLGQHYFTEFWHNGQKVKFLNRPTEYGMTRDGHQAVLTFVLPLAHPQPLAGQTYTFSTFDPTYYVDMRYDKDGDVRLPDALQKNCKIGVHTPKPSEETLNFAVSLDKEDAPPEDMELGKQFAQEVTLQCQ, from the coding sequence ATGCAAACAGTTAAACAAAGTGCGATGGCGTTATTTTTTGCGGTTATCAGCTTCACCACCAGCGCGCACCCTCACAGTTTTATTGACCTCCAGACCGAGCTGGTTACCGACGGCACGCAGCTGAGCGGCCTGAAGATGCGCTGGACGATGGATGAAATCACCTCGGCCGATCTGCTCTACGATGCGGGAAACGCGAAGCCCGGCGATGAAATCTGGAAAAAGCTGGCGGCGGAAGTGATGGCCAACGTGCTCGGCCAGCACTACTTCACGGAATTCTGGCACAACGGGCAAAAGGTCAAATTTCTGAACCGGCCAACGGAATACGGTATGACGCGTGACGGGCATCAGGCTGTGCTGACGTTTGTGCTTCCGCTGGCGCATCCGCAGCCGCTGGCCGGGCAAACGTACACGTTTTCCACTTTTGACCCTACTTACTATGTCGACATGCGCTATGACAAAGACGGCGACGTACGGCTGCCGGACGCGCTGCAAAAAAACTGCAAAATTGGCGTTCACACCCCGAAACCCAGCGAGGAGACGCTAAACTTTGCGGTCTCGCTTGATAAGGAAGATGCCCCACCTGAGGATATGGAGTTGGGTAAACAGTTCGCGCAGGAGGTGACGTTACAATGTCAGTGA